CACGTAGGGGTTGTCGAAAACGAAATCCACGTTGTGAAAGAGGTTGAGGACCACCGGGGCGTTCGTGACCGCCAGCATCCGGGCCGGCTCCGAGCCGCTGCCGTTGAAGTGCTGGTAGCAGCAGTTGAGCGGCGGCGAGAACAGGCTCCCGGTCTGCCATTCGAAGGTCTGCTTCTTGCCGCCCGGCTGCCAGACGCTGGTCGCGCCGCGCCCCGAGATCACGTAGATCATCTCCTCGAAAAGATGCCGTTGCTCCTTGCTTTTCCCCCCCGGCGGGATCTCGTAGATGTAGGCGTCGTTGGCCTCGCCGGTGCCGATCAGGTTCAGATAGACTCCGAGCCCTCCCATCCGCTTCCACGGCTCGAGCGGAACCTTCTTGATGTCCTGGATGAAGAACTCGCGTATGACCGGAATTCCCTCGGTCTTGACCCACTGCTGGTAAGTCGATTCGTCGGTGAGCGTCGCCTGTTTGCTGGGAATCATCGCTCCGTTCTGGTCTCCTCTTCTCGATTTTCTCGGCGGTAGAGCCGGTCGATATAGCCGCTGTCGTCGATCTCCCGGAGATAGTGCAGATCCCACAGGATCAGCGGGTTGAAGTCCTTGATCTCCGGATCGCGCTTCACCGCCAGGGCAAAGACGTTCTGAATCGCTTCGAACGACGGGTACGGCGCCGGCTCCAGGGTTGCGGCCTGGGTTTCGTAGAAGCAGTCCCACTCTTCGTCGTTCTCGATCCGGAGCATCCGGCCGCAATGCCGTTTGACGATCTCCAGCGTCTCCGCCCTGCGGGTCTTGAAGAAATGGATGGCGTCGATCAGCGCCAGAATCAACGCGCGGACCTCCTCCTCGTGGCTCTTCACGTAGGTCGTGGTCGTCGTGAGCGTGACGCCTTCGATCATCGCCATCGGCGGCACTTCCATCACCCGTGCGCCCGAGCGAAGCACCCGCAGGCGCTCCACCGCCCGGATGAACGTCGCGTCGTACTTGCCCTCCGCGACTCCGCGCGCCCGCTCGACGCCCTTCACCGGATCCGTGACCAGCTCTACGTCCCGACCTTCCTCGAGCCCGGCCCGCTTGAGGTAGAGCCAGACGTTGAGCCCGGTATGGCCGTCGTAATCATCCATCGCCACCCTCTTGCCCCTGAGGTCCTGAAGGCCGTCAATCCCGTCGCGCGCGACGAGAAAGTTTTCCCGCCAGCGGTTGTTGGTCTGAGCGAGATGGACGTATGGGTCGCCGTGGCGCGCCTTGCGGGCGTAGAGGTTGTGATGGTTACCGGAAACGATGTCGAGGTCTCCCGCCTTGAGACCCTCCGCTGCCCGCCTGCGCTGTCCTTCGAGGGAGCCGAGCTCCATCGCCAATCCGTGCTTCTCGAGAAAGCCGCCTTCCTCCATGACCTTCCAGAGCGGCACATGGCTCGGCGCTCTGTAGTAAACCCTGATCTTCCTGGCCATCGTTCACCGCCTTTCCGCCTCTGCCGCCGGGCTCGAACCGTCGAAGTGGCGCCACGTCTTTCCGTTCACGAAGTCCGCCTCGGGCGAGGGCCGCGTCTTCAATGCCTTGCACGGGACGGTCAGCGCCCTTTCAACAGCTTCCACACTTTCGTGCGGTGCTCCCGGCGGCCAGTCACCACCCATTTCCACTCGGTGTCGTCGAAATACTTGACCCCGGGCTTCGGAATGTTCTCGGGCTTGAGGAAGGATTCGTCGACATCGGTCCGGAGCGTCGCGGAACCGTAACCGCGGGCGTAAATCTCCAGGCCCTCTCGCGAAAGCATCCAGTTTGCAAATACCTGCGCCGCCCTAGGGTGCGGCGCCCGGTTCGCCACCGTCAGCAACCAGGGTGAGCCGTTGACCGTGGGCCTCATCCCCGAAAGCTCGAAAACCTCGAGCGCTCTCAAGCCGTCCTTGATCAGCGGCCGTACGTCGTCTTCCCGGCAGTTGAGGCAGACCGGCTGCGTCCCGCGAGCGAGCCAGTCCGTCATCTGGCGCCGATCCCGCGTGCGGACCGGCTTCTGATCGATGTAGAAGCTCTTCACGAACTCCTCGCCGAGCTCGCTGTAGAAACGCGCCGCCGCGTTCGCGCCCGCCCCCGTCGTCGTGGGATCCTCGACCGAAATCTTCCCGCGCCACTTCGGGTTGAGCAGATCCTTGACCGAGCGCATCTCCTCCGGCTTCACGTGATCGGTGTTGATGAAAAGCAACGTCGCCACGCTGCTGAACGGACGCACCACGAACTTCTGTTCCGGGTCGACCAGCCACACCTTTCCGGTTTTCCATTTCGAACCGTCCGCCACTTCCGGCATGACAAGCAGCGGCCCAACCGGATCGATCAGCTTTCCCCCGTACAGCGTCACCGCGGTCGTATCTGGTCCCGATAGATAGACGTCGACGCTGTAGATCCCCGCCGACCGCTCGGCCTGCACGCGCGCCGCAATCTGGCTCGAACGACCGGCGATGAATTCCACCGGAATCCCGAAGCGCGCCGAGAACCTGGGGATGACCTCGTTACGCATCACGGGGTCCGGAGATCCCGCAACGACCACTTTTCCTTCCTTCTTTGCCCCGGCGATCGCCTCCTGCCATTCCTTTTCTGCCGCCCAAGGCTGGGCAAGAGCCGGCGCCAAGCAGCAGCCGACCAGCCAAAGGAACGCCCGTGTTCTCCCCATCGACTTCCTCCCCGGTTTTCGCCCGGCTAATCGGCCCCCGAGAGCTGCAGTCCCAGGCGCCGCCCGGCTATCATCATTACGCCTATGAGCAACGTGATCAGCAGACCCAGTGCCGCCGCCCGTTCCAGCTCACCGGCGAAACTGTACTCCAGGAGCAGAATCGCCAGCGGCCGCGACGGGTGGCTGTACAGTAGCACGGGAATGCCGATGCTGGTCAAGGCGCTGCCGAAGTTCATCAGGCCGACGGCGCCGGCAATCGGGGCGACCAGCGGCAAAAGGATTCGACGGTAGGTGTAGAGCCAGGAAGCCCCGCTGACGCGCGCGGCCTCTTCGAGGTCGGCGCCGAGCTGGATGAGACCGGCCTTGAACGCCTGCGTGGTCACCGGGCTGTCGCTTAGGATCAAGGCGAGGGCGATCCCCCATACGGTTCCGTAGAGCACGCTGCGCAGCGGCGTGACGAGAAAAAGCCAGAGCAGCCCGAGGCCGAGCAGGATGCCGGGTAGAACGTGCGGCACCCAGCAAAGCGCCTCGAGCACGGGTCCCGCAACGGTTCGACGCGACACCACCAGATACGCCACCGTGGAGTAGAGGAGGATGCCGCCTGCGGCCGTGACCGCGCCGATCACGAGGCTGTTCTTCAACGCCAGCCAGAAAACCGGATCACCCAGCAGGCCGCGCCAGTGCGCCATGGTGAAGGGCGAATCGATCTGAAAGAAGCCGTAACGCCGCATGAACGAGCCCAGAACGAGAAAGCACAGGGGCAAGATCATCATCACGCCGACGTAAAGCAGACAGGCGGCCAGAGCCGCGTAGCGCCACGTCCCCAGTCTGACGCGTAACGTCGAGTACCCCTGGCCGCTCACGACCGCAAACCGTCTCGTGCCGCTCAGAAAGCGCCAGTAGCCAGCCAGGAGCAGCGCCAGGATCAGGAGGAAAACCGATCCCAGCGCCGTTGCCTCGCCGTAGGCGCGTGGCTCGTCCTGCAGGTAATCATAGATGCGGGTGGAATAGACGAAGATGCCGGCCGGCGTCCCCAGGAGAAGCTCCGTGTTGAACGACTGGAGGCCGCGGATGAAGCTCAGTACCGAGACGGCGAGAATCATGGGCGCCAGTACGGGCAAAGTCACGCGCCGGAGCATCGCCGCCGGCCCGGCTCCCGATACTCGTGCCGCCTCTTCCAGCGAGGCGCCGAGCCGGCGGAACACCGGAGTCAGAAGCATCACCTTGAACCAGACGCCTCCGGTCGAGGTGTGGACCCAGACGATTCCCCAGAAGCTGTACGGGTTGAAGATCGGCCCGTCGACGAACGGCAGCGCTCGGGCAAGGCCGTTCAGGAAACCGAAATTCGGGTCGAGCAGGAGAATCCAGGCGAGGACGAGGGGAAAATCGGGGATGAAGTAGGCGAACCAGCAGAACGCCTCGATCGCCTTGCCTCCGGGCATATCGGTGCGTGCGATCAGCCAGGCGATCAGCACCGACAGGATCATTGCCGGGATCAAGCGCGCGGTGGACAGGAGAAAGCTCATCCACAGCGCGCCGAGCATTCCCTCGTCGCTGAAGGCCCGTGCCCAGTTATCGAGCGCGTAAGCCGCGGGCTCCCCCGGCGGCGTGAGCCGGAAGCTGCCGGCGAGAAGGTAGAGCAGCGGCAATCCCATCGCCACCGCCAGGAACGCCAGCATGACGATTTCGGCCAGCCGAACGGGCCGGATGCGAAAGTGCGGCGCGGAGAGGAGCCGAACACCGGAAATCATGAACGCTCAGAGCGGCCGCAAATGCACCGAGGCAGGATCGAACCGCAGGCGGATTTCCGATCCCGTGAAATAGCGCCGCCGCTTCGGCGCCGGAAGCACGAATACGGAGCCGGAAGCATTGACGCGATACTCGAAACGGTCGCCGAGATAGGTCGCGTCGTCCACCACCGCGGGAATCCCGTCGTCGGCAGGCCCGCCGGGGGGACGTACCTCCACGTCCTCGGGGCGCGCCAGGAGCCGCACCGCCTGGCCCGCCCGGAGACCATCGCCCTTGCCGTTCCCCACCGCCACGCGGCCGCCGCCGTTTGCAAGCTCGAACCAGCAGGTCCCCGCTTCCTTGACCAGCATTCCTTCCAGGATGATGGTCCGCCCCAGGAACTCGGCGACGAAGGTCGTTGCGGGCGCCTCGTAAAGCTCGGCCGGGGTCCCAATCTGCTCGAAGCGACCTTGGCGCACCACGGCGATGCGGTCCGACAGGGTCATCGCCTCGGCCTGATCGTGCGTCACGTAGAGCACCGCGAGGTCCAGCCGTCGCTGCAGGTCTCGAATCTCACGCCGCATCTGCTCGCGCAGCCTGGCATCGAGGTTGGAGAGAGGCTCGTCGAGCAGCAGGATCGCGGGAGCATATACCAGGGCGCGCGCCAGCGCGACCCTTTGCTGCTGCCCTCCCGAAAGAGCCGTCGCGCCCCGTTCCGCCAGGCCAGCCAGCCCGACGCTCTCCAGCGCCTCCTCCACGCGGCGGCGGATGGTCGCGGCCGGCTGGCGTCGCACGCGCAAGGGAAACGCGACGTTTTCGAACACGGTGAGATGCGGCCAGACCGCGTAGGACTGAAAGACCATTCCCAGCTGCCGCTTCTCGGGAGGAGTGAAGAGCCCGCGCTCGGGTGCCGCCACCGTCCTGCCTCCAAGGAGGATTTCGCCGCCGTCGGGCTCCTCGAGGCCGGCAACGAGCCTCAGCGTCGTGGTCTTGCCGCAGCCCGAGGGTCCCAGCAGAGTAAAGAACTCA
This Candidatus Zixiibacteriota bacterium DNA region includes the following protein-coding sequences:
- a CDS encoding extracellular solute-binding protein; this translates as MGRTRAFLWLVGCCLAPALAQPWAAEKEWQEAIAGAKKEGKVVVAGSPDPVMRNEVIPRFSARFGIPVEFIAGRSSQIAARVQAERSAGIYSVDVYLSGPDTTAVTLYGGKLIDPVGPLLVMPEVADGSKWKTGKVWLVDPEQKFVVRPFSSVATLLFINTDHVKPEEMRSVKDLLNPKWRGKISVEDPTTTGAGANAAARFYSELGEEFVKSFYIDQKPVRTRDRRQMTDWLARGTQPVCLNCREDDVRPLIKDGLRALEVFELSGMRPTVNGSPWLLTVANRAPHPRAAQVFANWMLSREGLEIYARGYGSATLRTDVDESFLKPENIPKPGVKYFDDTEWKWVVTGRREHRTKVWKLLKGR
- a CDS encoding ABC transporter ATP-binding protein, producing MAPPVLEFRNVTKRFGSVQAVDRMSFTVGPGEFFTLLGPSGCGKTTTLRLVAGLEEPDGGEILLGGRTVAAPERGLFTPPEKRQLGMVFQSYAVWPHLTVFENVAFPLRVRRQPAATIRRRVEEALESVGLAGLAERGATALSGGQQQRVALARALVYAPAILLLDEPLSNLDARLREQMRREIRDLQRRLDLAVLYVTHDQAEAMTLSDRIAVVRQGRFEQIGTPAELYEAPATTFVAEFLGRTIILEGMLVKEAGTCWFELANGGGRVAVGNGKGDGLRAGQAVRLLARPEDVEVRPPGGPADDGIPAVVDDATYLGDRFEYRVNASGSVFVLPAPKRRRYFTGSEIRLRFDPASVHLRPL
- a CDS encoding ABC transporter substrate-binding protein produces the protein MARKIRVYYRAPSHVPLWKVMEEGGFLEKHGLAMELGSLEGQRRRAAEGLKAGDLDIVSGNHHNLYARKARHGDPYVHLAQTNNRWRENFLVARDGIDGLQDLRGKRVAMDDYDGHTGLNVWLYLKRAGLEEGRDVELVTDPVKGVERARGVAEGKYDATFIRAVERLRVLRSGARVMEVPPMAMIEGVTLTTTTTYVKSHEEEVRALILALIDAIHFFKTRRAETLEIVKRHCGRMLRIENDEEWDCFYETQAATLEPAPYPSFEAIQNVFALAVKRDPEIKDFNPLILWDLHYLREIDDSGYIDRLYRRENREEETRTER
- a CDS encoding ABC transporter permease subunit, whose product is MISGVRLLSAPHFRIRPVRLAEIVMLAFLAVAMGLPLLYLLAGSFRLTPPGEPAAYALDNWARAFSDEGMLGALWMSFLLSTARLIPAMILSVLIAWLIARTDMPGGKAIEAFCWFAYFIPDFPLVLAWILLLDPNFGFLNGLARALPFVDGPIFNPYSFWGIVWVHTSTGGVWFKVMLLTPVFRRLGASLEEAARVSGAGPAAMLRRVTLPVLAPMILAVSVLSFIRGLQSFNTELLLGTPAGIFVYSTRIYDYLQDEPRAYGEATALGSVFLLILALLLAGYWRFLSGTRRFAVVSGQGYSTLRVRLGTWRYAALAACLLYVGVMMILPLCFLVLGSFMRRYGFFQIDSPFTMAHWRGLLGDPVFWLALKNSLVIGAVTAAGGILLYSTVAYLVVSRRTVAGPVLEALCWVPHVLPGILLGLGLLWLFLVTPLRSVLYGTVWGIALALILSDSPVTTQAFKAGLIQLGADLEEAARVSGASWLYTYRRILLPLVAPIAGAVGLMNFGSALTSIGIPVLLYSHPSRPLAILLLEYSFAGELERAAALGLLITLLIGVMMIAGRRLGLQLSGAD